One segment of Gemmatimonadota bacterium DNA contains the following:
- a CDS encoding PD-(D/E)XK nuclease family protein, whose amino-acid sequence MTTAFDRHGIRHLSASALNLWKSDPALYAGKYLLRWSEDAGPNAWLGSAVEAGLTAWLYKRDIATAKEAADREWLNRSQGDVSDDVEAVKARILPMLGMAIDATRGVNDTPTSSQARVECWLDDIPVPVIGFTDLEWPDSIVDLKTTKAMPSSPRPDHVAQMAVYWLARGREKSCSLLYVTDKKHAVYRLEPEDMERALDDLRSTARTLERFLSRVRDGHDAIALLPADTTGYRWSDNLRERLNAERMAA is encoded by the coding sequence ATGACCACCGCATTCGATCGGCACGGCATCCGCCACCTGTCGGCCTCGGCGCTGAACCTGTGGAAGTCGGACCCGGCGCTCTACGCGGGCAAGTATCTGCTCCGCTGGTCGGAGGATGCCGGCCCGAACGCATGGCTCGGGAGCGCCGTCGAGGCCGGCCTGACCGCATGGCTCTACAAGCGGGACATCGCGACCGCGAAAGAAGCCGCCGACCGGGAATGGCTCAACCGGAGCCAGGGTGACGTGTCGGATGATGTGGAAGCCGTCAAGGCCCGCATCCTGCCCATGCTCGGGATGGCGATCGACGCCACCCGCGGGGTCAACGACACGCCCACCTCGTCCCAGGCCCGGGTCGAGTGCTGGCTGGACGACATCCCGGTTCCCGTCATCGGGTTCACCGACCTGGAATGGCCGGACAGCATCGTCGACCTGAAAACGACGAAGGCGATGCCCTCGTCGCCGCGACCGGATCACGTCGCCCAGATGGCGGTCTACTGGCTCGCTCGTGGCCGGGAGAAGTCCTGCTCCCTGCTCTACGTCACCGACAAGAAGCACGCCGTCTATCGCCTCGAACCCGAGGACATGGAACGGGCACTCGACGATCTGCGGTCGACCGCGAGGACGCTGGAGCGGTTCCTGTCCCGTGTCCGTGACGGGCACGACGCCATCGCCCTCCTGCCTGCGGATACGACCGGATACCGCTGGTCCGACAATCTGCGCGAACGGCTGAATGCCGAAAGGATGGCGGCATGA
- a CDS encoding HNH endonuclease: MAGERLTVLDVPRLAAKINARGACWLWLGAASQDGYGTVAWNGKTRKVHRISFEITNGPIEAGLFVCHRCDNPPCVNPDHLFVGTAADNMRDARAKGRLRATITSDQAHFKAGHAPRGERASGALLTQAQAAELLVRGAAGERTSDLAREYGVGRTTVQQLFRGETWRDLERPAGLPRPSGRYQRQAGRRALEEADHG, from the coding sequence ATGGCCGGTGAGCGGCTGACGGTGCTCGACGTCCCTCGATTGGCCGCCAAGATCAATGCGCGTGGAGCGTGCTGGCTATGGCTGGGCGCAGCGTCTCAGGACGGCTATGGCACTGTGGCCTGGAACGGGAAGACCCGAAAAGTTCACCGCATCTCATTCGAGATCACCAACGGGCCGATCGAGGCCGGGCTTTTCGTTTGCCATCGGTGCGACAACCCGCCGTGCGTTAACCCAGACCACCTGTTCGTCGGGACTGCGGCGGACAACATGCGGGACGCCCGCGCGAAGGGCCGGCTGCGAGCGACGATCACATCGGATCAAGCCCATTTCAAAGCTGGCCATGCCCCGCGCGGGGAGCGCGCGAGTGGTGCGCTGCTGACACAAGCCCAGGCCGCGGAGTTGCTTGTCCGCGGCGCCGCCGGAGAACGAACTTCTGATCTCGCGCGAGAGTACGGCGTTGGCCGCACCACCGTTCAACAACTCTTTCGCGGCGAAACTTGGCGTGACCTTGAGCGTCCCGCTGGACTGCCGCGGCCGAGCGGGCGCTACCAACGCCAAGCCGGCCGCCGCGCCCTGGAGGAGGCTGACCATGGTTGA
- a CDS encoding structural protein gives MAQLPRGVRGNNPGNIDRTGTKWAGMSADQSGDPRFIVFDEPEWGIRAIVRVLRTYYDKHDLRTVEGIINRWAPPNENDTEAYFVTVARKLGVAPDAVIDIDDLDTLRSLVKAIIRHENGRGPEPDGGWYPDGVIDEGIRRAG, from the coding sequence ATGGCCCAACTGCCGCGCGGAGTGCGCGGGAATAACCCGGGGAACATCGACCGCACCGGAACGAAGTGGGCCGGAATGTCGGCCGACCAGTCCGGCGATCCCCGCTTCATCGTCTTCGACGAACCCGAGTGGGGCATCCGCGCCATCGTCCGCGTGCTGCGGACCTATTACGACAAGCACGACCTCCGGACGGTCGAGGGGATCATCAACCGCTGGGCGCCCCCGAACGAGAACGACACCGAAGCGTACTTCGTGACGGTGGCGCGGAAGCTGGGCGTCGCGCCGGATGCGGTGATCGATATCGACGACCTCGATACCCTGCGGTCGCTGGTCAAGGCGATCATCCGACACGAGAACGGCCGCGGTCCGGAACCGGATGGCGGCTGGTATCCGGACGGCGTGATCGACGAGGGCATCCGGCGTGCCGGCTGA
- a CDS encoding HNH endonuclease translates to MNATPMTAEEYAGPWTTGRETVAAVMAHLAAEYGANACWEWPRSRNRTGYGVVCWQVGRRKRDKRSTSAHRLAWMAHTGQSLGRLQFVCHRCDNPPCINPAHLFVGSPQDNTTDMIAKGRQWAGPRPGRPRLLSPDAERVAALDRRSLRDVAWDYGVTSGTVARWRREHRPTPTGRAEG, encoded by the coding sequence ATGAACGCCACCCCGATGACGGCGGAGGAATATGCAGGGCCGTGGACGACGGGCCGCGAAACGGTTGCGGCAGTCATGGCGCATCTTGCCGCCGAATACGGTGCCAACGCCTGCTGGGAATGGCCACGATCCCGGAACCGTACCGGATACGGCGTAGTCTGCTGGCAGGTCGGCCGGCGGAAGCGAGACAAGAGATCAACGTCGGCGCACCGTCTGGCTTGGATGGCCCACACCGGGCAATCTCTGGGTCGGCTCCAGTTCGTCTGCCACCGATGTGACAACCCGCCGTGCATTAACCCGGCGCACCTGTTCGTCGGCTCGCCGCAGGACAACACGACGGACATGATCGCGAAAGGCCGGCAATGGGCGGGGCCGCGGCCCGGCCGGCCGCGCCTACTCTCTCCCGACGCCGAACGCGTTGCGGCGCTGGACAGACGATCCTTGCGGGACGTCGCATGGGACTACGGCGTCACGTCTGGCACGGTTGCGCGGTGGCGCAGAGAGCATCGCCCCACCCCCACCGGGAGGGCGGAGGGATGA
- a CDS encoding helix-turn-helix transcriptional regulator gives MRKTMVREWRLYRGLTQQQLADRIDVSTASMSRIENGKQDYTQAHLEAIAYALNCEPADLIGSRKPGAPEFELWTVIQGMKPSQQMRAMKVLRALAEEDEAA, from the coding sequence ATGCGAAAGACGATGGTTCGTGAATGGCGCCTCTATCGGGGACTAACTCAGCAGCAGCTCGCCGACCGGATCGACGTATCGACGGCATCCATGAGCCGGATCGAGAACGGCAAGCAGGACTATACGCAAGCGCACCTGGAGGCGATTGCATATGCCCTGAATTGCGAACCGGCCGACCTGATCGGCAGCAGAAAGCCAGGCGCCCCCGAGTTTGAGCTTTGGACCGTCATCCAAGGCATGAAACCCAGCCAGCAGATGCGCGCGATGAAGGTGTTGCGCGCGCTGGCTGAGGAAGACGAGGCGGCCTAG
- a CDS encoding HNH endonuclease codes for MASDSIPEEWRPVEGWPYEVSSLGRVRRAIDSLGASGTYPGRIVSPKPHPTGYFYVVLSKNAKTQTKKVHRLVAEAFHGPAPDAKSHVAHWDGNPTNNAASNLRWATPAENYRDTVRHGRAYRGTAAWTNKLSDEDVKAIRHLAAEGRMLQREIAASYGIDQAHVSQIHLRKRWKWLV; via the coding sequence ATGGCTTCCGATTCCATACCAGAAGAATGGCGTCCGGTGGAAGGCTGGCCTTACGAGGTCAGCAGTCTCGGGCGCGTGCGGCGCGCGATTGATAGCCTTGGGGCCTCCGGCACATATCCGGGCCGCATTGTGTCGCCGAAACCGCATCCTACTGGATACTTTTATGTGGTTTTGAGTAAGAACGCCAAAACCCAAACCAAGAAGGTGCACCGGCTGGTCGCCGAAGCGTTTCACGGACCGGCGCCAGACGCGAAGTCGCATGTCGCTCATTGGGACGGGAACCCTACGAACAATGCCGCATCGAACTTGCGGTGGGCGACACCCGCGGAGAACTATAGGGACACTGTTCGCCACGGTCGCGCGTACAGAGGCACTGCCGCTTGGACAAACAAACTCTCCGATGAGGACGTCAAGGCCATACGGCATCTGGCGGCTGAAGGTCGTATGTTGCAACGCGAAATCGCCGCATCATACGGGATCGACCAAGCTCATGTGTCTCAGATACACTTGCGTAAGCGGTGGAAGTGGCTCGTTTAG
- a CDS encoding nucleotidyltransferase domain-containing protein, with product MNNLSRTFVGHAADVALGNEILRGVVGSTAHGTAIEGQDDRDEMGVFVEPAEYVCGLTSCDHYIYRDKPEGVRSGPGDLDLTMYSLRKFCRLAADGNPTVIVLLWLPSHVTTTPIGRGLVGMRTSFISAESGRRFLGYLTSQKMRLTGERSRTVNRPELVEKYGYDTKFAMHALRLGLQGIEMLTHGHISLPAPEPDLSTLRAVRSGAVSYDEALALISDAEQRLKWLVDDSRRTVDRTAINRFLVEAHNDHWSRPTPGDAA from the coding sequence ATGAACAACCTATCGAGAACCTTCGTGGGCCATGCGGCCGACGTTGCTCTGGGAAACGAGATTCTGCGAGGCGTCGTCGGATCAACGGCGCACGGAACGGCCATCGAGGGGCAGGACGATCGCGATGAGATGGGCGTGTTCGTCGAGCCCGCAGAATACGTCTGCGGCCTGACGTCGTGCGACCACTACATCTACCGAGACAAGCCCGAGGGCGTTCGGAGCGGGCCGGGCGACCTCGACCTGACGATGTATAGCCTTCGCAAGTTCTGTCGTCTTGCCGCGGATGGGAATCCGACTGTCATCGTCCTGCTGTGGCTCCCGTCGCATGTCACGACGACGCCGATCGGGCGGGGCTTGGTGGGCATGCGCACGTCATTCATCAGCGCAGAGTCCGGGCGCCGATTTCTGGGTTACCTGACATCGCAAAAGATGCGGCTAACAGGCGAGCGGTCTCGCACGGTCAATCGCCCGGAACTGGTGGAGAAATACGGATACGACACAAAGTTCGCGATGCACGCGTTACGACTTGGCCTACAGGGCATCGAGATGCTGACGCATGGCCACATCAGCCTGCCGGCGCCAGAGCCCGATCTATCCACGCTGCGGGCGGTCCGGTCGGGCGCCGTGTCCTACGACGAGGCGCTGGCACTCATCAGCGACGCAGAGCAGCGGCTGAAATGGCTGGTAGACGACAGCCGGCGAACTGTGGACCGCACCGCCATCAACCGATTCCTCGTCGAGGCGCACAACGACCACTGGTCCCGCCCCACCCCCGGAGACGCCGCATGA
- a CDS encoding DUF968 domain-containing protein, translated as MTTLVRRKPRLRSGIERAPQREFPQHRQWVRQTRACVVEGCEDRMIEAAHFDGPVPVEDMGGKGIKRHDRWCLPCCHLHHREMHAIGWQAFEAKYRVDLKAAAEALAKTSPHRWRWEAER; from the coding sequence ATGACGACGCTCGTCCGCCGCAAGCCCCGCCTCCGCTCTGGTATCGAGCGGGCACCGCAACGGGAGTTCCCGCAGCATCGCCAGTGGGTGCGCCAGACGCGCGCCTGCGTCGTCGAGGGCTGCGAGGACCGAATGATCGAGGCCGCGCACTTCGACGGGCCGGTCCCGGTCGAGGACATGGGCGGCAAGGGGATTAAGCGCCACGACCGATGGTGCCTGCCCTGCTGCCATCTCCATCACCGGGAGATGCACGCCATCGGCTGGCAGGCATTCGAGGCGAAGTACCGCGTCGACCTCAAGGCAGCGGCCGAAGCCCTTGCCAAGACGAGCCCGCATCGCTGGCGGTGGGAGGCGGAACGATGA
- the ssb gene encoding single-stranded DNA-binding protein, with amino-acid sequence MAGSVNKAIIIGNVGKDPEVRSTQGGKKVVTLSVATSETWKDRNSGERQERTEWHRVVIFNERLAEVAEKYVRKGAKVHVEGALQTRKWTDQSGAEKYTTEIVLQAFRGELTLLDGKGGGDAADAGDGWE; translated from the coding sequence ATGGCTGGATCAGTGAACAAAGCGATCATCATCGGCAACGTCGGGAAAGACCCCGAAGTCCGATCGACGCAGGGCGGCAAGAAGGTCGTCACGCTGTCTGTCGCGACGTCCGAGACCTGGAAGGACCGCAACAGCGGCGAGCGCCAGGAGCGCACCGAGTGGCACCGTGTCGTGATCTTCAACGAGCGTCTGGCCGAGGTCGCCGAGAAGTATGTTCGCAAAGGCGCGAAGGTCCACGTCGAAGGCGCCTTGCAGACTCGGAAGTGGACCGACCAGTCCGGCGCCGAGAAATACACGACCGAGATCGTGCTTCAAGCCTTCCGGGGCGAACTGACGCTGCTCGACGGCAAGGGTGGCGGGGACGCGGCCGACGCCGGAGACGGGTGGGAGTGA
- a CDS encoding helix-turn-helix transcriptional regulator, with translation MKLCDYLSANGMTLAAFAAKSGLSVPTVSRLRRGLNRPDWKTLDAINEATGGQVTANDFYADADTTRAA, from the coding sequence ATGAAACTTTGCGACTACCTATCGGCCAACGGGATGACGCTCGCGGCGTTTGCTGCGAAGTCGGGCCTGTCGGTGCCGACGGTGAGCCGGCTGCGCCGCGGCCTCAATCGCCCGGACTGGAAAACGCTGGACGCCATCAACGAGGCGACCGGCGGGCAGGTCACGGCCAACGATTTCTACGCCGATGCCGACACGACGAGGGCCGCGTGA